The following coding sequences are from one Candidatus Binataceae bacterium window:
- a CDS encoding helix-turn-helix domain-containing protein — MSAKRNDTKASAQSLQAAARIRPRGTGRGSTVAVVERLAAIFGLFTGGMPELHLRQVASALDLQRSTVHRYLNSLVRAGLLRQVRVSTYGLGPLLIQLGATAVGALRVVNLGEGYLNRLSEEAGETAVMSIWGGHGPVVVRSREPLGKLVQIRIAVGSALPLGSAQGQIFLAWHRDANAVRRLLDQLPPAARAELMREVETVRRRKVAISAHVVEGIRTVAVPVFDHETVAATLAFVGTTAAIAGDPNSGLAAALREAAAQLSHELGHAGAEERPAAAPPAQDNGGGATAPVTMGRA, encoded by the coding sequence GTGTCTGCAAAAAGGAACGACACGAAGGCCTCCGCCCAGAGCCTTCAGGCCGCGGCGCGTATTCGCCCGCGCGGCACCGGACGCGGCTCGACTGTCGCGGTGGTCGAGCGGCTGGCGGCGATTTTCGGACTCTTTACCGGCGGCATGCCCGAGCTGCATCTGCGTCAAGTGGCGAGCGCGCTCGACCTCCAGCGCTCGACCGTCCATCGCTATTTGAACTCGCTCGTGCGTGCCGGCCTGCTGCGCCAGGTGCGCGTCAGCACCTACGGCCTCGGCCCCCTGCTTATCCAGCTTGGCGCGACTGCCGTGGGTGCGCTGCGCGTGGTCAATCTGGGCGAGGGCTACCTGAACCGGCTCTCCGAAGAGGCGGGCGAGACCGCCGTAATGAGCATCTGGGGCGGCCACGGGCCGGTGGTGGTGCGTTCGCGCGAGCCGCTGGGCAAGTTGGTGCAAATCCGGATCGCGGTCGGTTCGGCACTGCCGCTGGGCTCAGCGCAAGGGCAGATCTTCCTCGCGTGGCATCGCGACGCCAACGCCGTGCGCCGCCTGCTCGATCAGTTGCCGCCCGCCGCACGTGCTGAACTGATGCGCGAGGTCGAGACCGTGCGTCGGCGCAAGGTCGCGATCAGCGCGCACGTGGTCGAAGGTATCCGCACCGTCGCCGTGCCGGTCTTCGATCATGAGACGGTGGCGGCGACGCTCGCGTTCGTCGGCACCACGGCAGCGATCGCGGGCGATCCGAACTCCGGATTGGCCGCCGCGCTGCGCGAGGCCGCCGCGCAGCTATCGCATGAGCTCGGCCATGCCGGCGCTGAGGAACGTCCGGCAGCGGCGCCGCCCGCACAGGATAACGGCGGCGGCGCGACGGCGCCGGTCACGATGGGGCGGGCGTAA
- a CDS encoding class III extradiol dioxygenase family protein — MATIVAGLGCSHAPSIAHAYDSGAARDAGFKPLFEAFARAAHWLADRRPDALVVIYNDHVDNFFFDAWPAFAIGVAERYEIADEGFGPRRLPPVPGHAALARHLAARLIAGGFDLAAAHRMELDHGFLSPMPLIDEGWRVPVVPMTINVVLEPLPTPARCWALGAAVGAAVASYPEPLRVAVIGTGGLSHQLTGANFGAVFPYWDREFLDLLERAPHSLAHYTMADFARLGGEHSVEVVQWLAMRAALPSASTMELKYYYPFGLMGYGIAGFRPAAAD, encoded by the coding sequence ATGGCGACGATCGTTGCAGGCCTCGGATGCTCGCATGCGCCGTCGATTGCGCACGCCTACGACAGCGGCGCGGCGCGCGATGCGGGCTTCAAGCCGTTGTTCGAGGCGTTTGCGCGTGCAGCGCACTGGCTCGCCGATCGCCGCCCCGACGCACTGGTCGTGATCTACAATGACCACGTCGACAATTTCTTCTTCGACGCATGGCCGGCCTTTGCGATCGGCGTCGCCGAGCGCTACGAGATTGCCGACGAAGGATTCGGGCCGCGCCGCTTGCCGCCCGTGCCGGGCCACGCCGCCCTGGCGCGTCATCTGGCGGCGCGGCTGATCGCCGGCGGCTTCGACCTCGCCGCCGCGCATCGGATGGAGCTCGACCACGGCTTCCTGTCGCCGATGCCGCTCATCGACGAGGGCTGGCGCGTGCCGGTGGTGCCGATGACGATCAACGTGGTGCTCGAACCGCTGCCTACGCCCGCGCGCTGCTGGGCACTCGGCGCGGCGGTCGGCGCGGCGGTCGCGTCATATCCCGAGCCGCTGCGTGTCGCGGTGATCGGCACCGGGGGACTCTCGCATCAGCTCACCGGCGCGAACTTCGGCGCGGTCTTTCCGTATTGGGACCGCGAGTTTCTCGACCTCCTGGAGCGCGCGCCGCATAGCCTTGCGCACTACACGATGGCGGATTTCGCGCGGCTCGGCGGCGAGCATTCGGTCGAAGTCGTGCAGTGGCTGGCGATGCGCGCGGCGTTGCCGTCCGCGAGCACGATGGAGCTCAAGTACTACTATCCGTTCGGCCTCATGGGTTACGGCATCGCCGGCTTCCGTCCCGCCGCAGCCGACTAA